The following coding sequences lie in one Halarcobacter mediterraneus genomic window:
- a CDS encoding FeoA family protein, with protein sequence MNTKITPTLDTLSKGQKAKIKKLNASGKLLHKLLDMGFVKNVEIEVIREAPLYDPMEIKIHEYYLTLRKSEANLVEIEDNK encoded by the coding sequence ATGAATACTAAAATAACACCAACATTAGACACCCTATCAAAAGGACAGAAAGCAAAAATTAAAAAATTAAATGCCTCAGGTAAACTTTTACATAAGCTCCTGGATATGGGATTTGTCAAAAATGTTGAAATAGAAGTAATAAGAGAAGCTCCACTATATGATCCAATGGAAATTAAAATTCATGAATACTATTTAACACTTAGAAAAAGTGAAGCTAATCTTGTAGAAATAGAGGATAACAAATGA